GCTCCTGCTCTTTCCTTTCCAGCCAGCAGGAGCAGAGGAGCCCGAGCTGCCCTCAGGCCTGACTACCTGCCCTCAGCTTCTCTCAGAGGCCTGGCTTCTTGACCTTCCACTCAGAATCAGATGTCAGCAGCTGGGGTAGCCACCCCTGAGTATGGCCTATCAGCTCCCTTCagggcctggggaggtggggcccTGAGGGCCTATCACAGCTTGCTTCCCACTATCTCTGCCAATCAGGAACAGGGAAGGGGAGCTTAGGTCACCCTGCCTGTGGTATGGCCCCAAGGGCAGCTCCAGGCTGGCGTATGGTGAAAGGGCACAACAGCAGCCCAGAGCAGCCGAGGTGTCCGAGGGCCCAGAGCCACCCTACCCTGTCGCCCAGTGTCCCAACCCAGAGACTCGGCCTCCACCAGTTACTGATCTGGGACCAAGGTCCAACCCCAGGGCTCATGCAGCCAGCGGGCCATGGTTGCCAGCCCAGGAGGGGCCAGCCAGATGGAACCCCGCATCTGAGcttttgctcccctcccccagtaaCACCAGGATTCTGTAGAGGCCTGACTCAGTTACCTGGGAGACAGGCCTGCTGGCCCAAGCAAAGATGGGGGGCCTGAGAGGGCTAGGCTTTGGCAGAGCCCTGCTGGGGTAAATCTCCAGGGGCCCCAGCTCCATTTCCCCTGAGGGTTTGGCTCTGCCCAGCTCTGCCAACCTCTCCAGGCACTCAgtgcacctcccctcccccaggctcagTCCCTCAGAGCTTCTTGAACCTTCTGTCTGTCCCTACCCCCCATGTAGGTCTCCTGCTCCCCTGTCATGGGGACACTGGGCGGGCACTGGGCCTCGCCCCAAACCCCGCCTGCCTCCTCATGCACTCCCTATGGCTCCCTGGGGCAGAACTGTGCCCAGACGGGTGGGGCGGGGCCCAGCGGCCCCGACTTCTTCAGCCTTTTCTGTCCCTTTCAGTGGGGCCAGCAGGCTGCAGTGAAGAGGGTGCCCTTTACCTAGAACCCCCCTACCCAGgctccctcttcccagccccgGCCCACTGAGTCTGGACCCAGCTTCCCTTATCCCCACTTCTGAATCCTGCCGTGTCCTGACCTTCCTGCCTGGTCTGAGTAGGGTCATGGCCTTGAGGGCAGGTGACCACAGCCAGGTTGCGATGAACGGGCTGAAGGAGAAGGTGCTGACGCTGGACACCATGAACCCGTGTGTTCGGAGGGTGGAGTATGCGGTGCGCGGGCCCATTGTGCTGCGTGCCCTCGAGCTGGAGCAGGAACTGCGCCAGGTATGGCCCTGGGCCCCGCCACTGCCCTCCAGGCTGCACCTGGACAGCTGAGTCAGACCATTCCCACAGTCACATAGGACAGGGACCGGCCAGCATGATAAGGCCCATTCTCACTGcctgtgccccctccctctcAGGGGGTAAAGAAGCCCTTCACCGAGGTCATCCGTGCCAACATCGGGGACGCGCAGGCCATGGGGCAGAAGCCCATCACCTTCCTGCGTCAGGTGAGGCTCAGCATTGCCCTGGCGTTCCTCCCCAGTCAGCCCACGTGCTCTGGCTCAGTGTCCGCTCCTCCCAGGTCCTGGCCCTCTGCGTCCACCCTGATCTCCTGAACAGCCCCGACTTCCCCGAGGATGCCAAGAGAAAGGCTGAGCGCATCTTGCAGGCATGTGGGGGACACAGCCTGGGTAAGTGCCAGTGCCCAGAGCGGCCAAAGccccagggaggaagcaggagctTGGGGGGAAGGCTGTCCCAGGGGAGGGGTGGACCTGACTGCTGGACAGGGCGGAGATACCAGCGAGGACTGCTAAGGAACCCCgttctgccccgccccctggccAGGGGCCTACAGCGTCAGCTCCGGCATCCAGCTGATCCGGGAGGATGTAGCGAGCTACATCGAGCGGCGCGATGGAGGCATTCCTGCAGACCCCAACAACATCTACCTGTCCACCGGGGCCAGCGACGCCATCGTGGTAGGCCAGGGCCAGAGCAGGAGGACGGCACGGCTCTTTTTGTGCCGCTGGGCGGACCTTGCTCCTCCTGGCACTGTGGTTCTCGGCGGGGCGGGGAACAGGTGCAGTGCCTGTGGGCCCCACCAACCTTGCCCCCCCATCCGGCCCACAGACGGTGCTGAAGCTGCTGGTGGCGGGAGAGGGTCCCACCCGCACAGGTGTGCTCATCCCCATCCCTCAGTACCCGTTGTACTCCGCGGCGCTGGCCGAGCTCAACGCTGTGCAGGTGGACTACTACTTGGATGAGGAGCGCGCTTGGGCACTGGACGTGGCCGAGCTGCGGCGGGCCCTGTGCCAGGCGCGTGATCATTGCTGCCCACGCGCACTCTGCATTATCAACCCTGGCAACCCCACTGGTGCGCCGCCCGTCCCCCCAGCCATCCCGCTTACCCTCCCCCCGTCAgtccttcccacccccccacccccccgcgcCCGCGCCCCGCAGAGCTCAGAGCCCGAGTCTGACCCCGGACATGCTGGGTCCCCCGCGCCCCAGGGCAGGTGCAAGCCCGCGAGTGCATCGAGGCTGTGATTCGCTTTGCCTTCGAGGAGCGCCTCTTCCTCATGGCTGATGAGGTGCTGGCAAGGGCTCGCCTGGGGCTTGGGGTCGGAGGGCAGCAGTGGCAGCCCCCCCACCCTCGTGACGCCGGTCCGCCCATCCAGGTGTACCAGGACAACGTGTATGCGGAGGGTTCTCAGTTCCACTCATTCAAGAAGGTGCTCACAGAGATGGGGCCGCCTTACGCGACGCAGCAGGAGCTCGCTTCTTTCCACTCCGTCTCCAAGGGCTACATGGGAGAGTACGTGCAGGCTGGGCGGGCGGGGTCTCGCGGATGCGCCCTCGGCTTGGTTCCCCCTCCCCGGCCTGCCCTGACACCTGCCCTCgcacacacccccgcccccccgcagGTGCGGGTTCCGCGGCGGCTACGTGGAGGTGGTGAACTTGGACGCCGCCGTGCAGCAACAGATGCAGAAGTTGTTGAGCGTGCGGCTGTGCCCGCCGGTGCCGGGCCAGGTCCTGCTCAGCATGGTGGTCAGCCCGCCCGCGCCCTCGGACCCCTCCTTCGCACAGTTCCAGGCGGTGAGCCAgaggggctggggcggggtgggggtgcgcCGCCGCCGCCAGGTCTGACCGGCCCACCCTCCGCGGCCACAGGAGAGGCAGGCGGTGCTGGCCGAGCTGGCGGCGAAGGCGAAGCTCACGGAGCAGGTTTTCAACGAGGCTCCCGGCATTCGCTGCAACCCGGTGCAGGGTGCCATGTACTCCTTCCCTCGCGTGCAGCTGCCCCCGCGCGCCGTGCAGCGCGCTCAGGTCCGGGTGGAGACTGGCGGGCGGGGGCCGGCGGGGGCGGGCGGAGTCTGGGCGCCCAGCCCTGACCGGCCCGCGCTGCGTGTCCGCCCCCAGGAGCTGGGCCTGGCCCCCGACATGTTCTTCTGCATGCGTCTTCTGGAGGAGACCGGCATCTGCGTGGTCCCCGGGAGTGGCTTCGGGCAGAGGGAAGGCACCTACCACTTCCGGTGAGGCCCAGTCCCGCACAGCTcagcccagcagcccccagcGCCTTCGCTGACCTCCCTGCCCATTTCAGGATGACCATTCTGCCCCCCATGGAGAAGCTGCGGCCTCTGCTGGAGAAGCTGAGCCAGTTCCACGCCAAGTTCACCCGAGAGTACTCCTGAACACCCCCGTCCCTTCAGGGCCAGGCTGGGCCGGCAGGGCCGACCCTGGACTTACCATGGCCAGGGCCCTGGGGGTCTCTGGAGCCCTCTGGACTTCCTCCTGCTGCCTGTGGGGCTGGCCCCCTGCCTTCCTGCAGGCTCCTAATAAAGCTATGACGCAGTCTGACTACATGGAAGACGGCTGTGTGCACACACCTGTACGAGCCTCCCCTGCCTTTGTCCGCTCCTGACTTCCTTTCTGAGCCAGGCTTCTGTGCAGGCCTGGGGACCCAGCCCTGGGCAGGACGTTCGTCAGCCTTCGGGAGGAATGGCCAAGGAGgcctcccagaggaggtgacCACTGCCGATGCAGCGCCTCTCATGGGCTGGGTCTCTGCTGTGGTCTCTGCTCTTGACGCAGACACTGGCAAACTCCTCGTAAAAACTAGGAAGGGCAAGAGGTGTGAAGGGAGGCACTAGGTTGGGAATGAAGCCGGGCAAAGAAACACGGGCGCTGAGTGCCAGGGGTGGCCACATCTGAAAAAGGAGCCTAAGGAAGACACACGAGCCAGGTGgcctggctccccccccccccccccagccccgggagCACACTGAGCTGGAAGGTGGGTTCGGCTGGGTGGGTGAGCAGCAGGAAGCGAGTTGCAGTGAGGACTCGGGAGGAGGGCTTGGTTTCCCTCCTACGTGGGCGGATGGCACGGTGCTGCCACCTGAGGCTGCTGGAGGAGCAGCCATgccaggagtggggagggagaatgaACTAAAGGTCTTGCTTTGTATTGGGTTTGAAGTGTGTGACATCCTAGTGCAGACGCAGTCCTTGGGCTGGGAGGCGGAGGGCGGGGGCTGCCATGTGGGGGCACCCCAGGACAGGTGCCAGGGAGAAGAGCATGTAAAATGCTGACCAAGGGGCACCCTGGGAgacccaggctgggggtgggtgtgCAGCCCTGTGTCCTTGGAACAGGGattgagcgcctactgtgtgcacGACAGACACGGTCCTGGGTCACTGCAGTCTTCTCAGGAGGGATGGtagtccccattttacagatgaggaaacttgtCAAAGTGACAGGAAACCCACTCGAGGTGGCTTCACCAGCTGTTACTCTAGGGGTCGGGTCAGCTTCAGGGAGTCCAGGGTTTGGAGACAGTACAAGGCTCTAGCGCTGTCCACTCTGGAGGTGGTTCTTAACCCTGGGTCCTACTCACCACCTACTCTGGGCCTCGGGAGCCCTGTGGGGTGCAGCCCTGAGCAGAGAGACCACATGAGACCCCACACTCGTCGGCTCCTGGGACGGGCCTTTCCCTCCACAGAGCCAGCTGGAGTGAGGCCAGGCTTGGGCCTGCGCAACGGCCTCTCCTGGCCTTGTCACTGGACACCAGAGGGCATCTCCGCAGCAGCCGGCTGCATCCTTGTGGCTGAGACCCAAGTGCCTCTCCTGGCCCTGCGTGGCCGCTGGCTAGGCCAGGGCCCCTCTGCCTGAGAAGGCAGGAGACAGTGGGCACTTCGGAGGCCGACCCCTCCCTGGGGGCTGCTGGAAGGAGCCGGGGACACTGCAGCCACCAGGCTCCAGGTGAGACACCAAGGAAGCACTTGTGGAAAGTCAGGGTGTGGGTCCAGGGGGTCTGGGAGCCCGATCTGATACCTTAGGCAGGGTCCGGCGAGGACAGCGGCCGCCCGAGCCCGCGGCTCCCCGCATCGCCCAGGTTGGCCACTGGGGGCGCCCGAGGGCGGCCGGCGCTCTGGCCCGCTCGCGTGCTCTGTGGCCGCCGCGTCCCGCGGCTGCGTAGTGCGCCCGCCTCCGGGACCCGCGGGCGCCGGCCTGTCGCACCCTGACCTGACGGGCCCAGCTTCAGAGCCAGGCTGTCGTGTGACCCCTGACCTCATCCTGACCCGACCAGACCCCATCCGGAACCGTTCTGCCCCGGCTCTGAGCCGGACCTGTGATCCCCCCCTCCAGGCTCGGGTCCGGCCTTgaacccagccccagcccccgggGCGCCCCACTCCCCTGGCCATGCATGGGAAGCTGCTGCCGCTGGCCGGCCTCTACCTGGTGCAAGGCCTGCCCTATGGGCTGCAGTCAGGCCTGCTGCCCGTGCTGCTGCGGGCGCGCGGCCTCTCCCTGACACGCGTGGGACTGGCCAAGGGGCTGTACCTGCCCTGGCTGTTTAAACTCGTGTGGGCCCCACTGGTAGACGCGCGGGGCTCCCTGAGGGCCTGGCTGATGCTCAGCACGGCCGCTCTGGGCCTGGTGTGCGCGCTGCTGGCAGCCCTGCCTCCGGCGGAAGCTGGCCCGGCTGGGCTGCCTGTCACTGTGGCGGGGCTGCTTCTGTTGCTGAACCTGGGTGCAGCTGTGCAGGATGTGGCCCTGGACACGCTGGCCGTCCAGCTCTTGGAGCCCGCGGAGCTAGGGCCTGGCAACACAGTGCAGGTGGTCGCTTACAAGCTGGGGGCAGTGCTGGCGGGAGGAGGCCTCTTGGCCCTCGTACCCAccctctcctggcctctgctcttcctgctcCTGGCTGCCACCTATTGGTTGGCTGCTGCCCTCGTCTGGGCTGCGCCGGCCCTGCAGCAGCTGCCCGCGTCTCAGCCGTCAGAGCCACCCCGCCACAGTCTGCACCTTCTGCAGGACGTGCTGGCCATGCCTGGCACTCTGTGGACAGCAGGCTTTGTGCTCACTTACAAACTGGGTAAGTGAGGCCGTGAGTCAGGCCACAGCAGGAGCGGGAGCCTGGGGGAGCTCCAGCTGGGTCCCCAGGAGCCTTGGAACCCATTTTGTGGTCACTTTCTGGGGGAGTAGCTGCAGGCTGGAACCCAGCCTGTCTCTACAGCTTCTCCAGCTCTAGCTGCACAGCTTCTGTGAGCTCCAGCCACACCCCCTCAGATCTCTGACTCTGCTTCATGCTGACCCTAAGCTTGGCTGATACGAGTCCCCGCTATCTGCTGGCACCTATggcccaggacagaggcaggGCAAGGGCCCAACTAGGGGAGTGCACCAGAAGCCCCGGGTGAAGAGAGGTGGGGAGCCCCTGCTCACATTCTCCCCACAGGTGAGCAGGGTGCCAGCAGCTTGTTTCCGCTCTTCCTGCTGGACCATGGCATCTCCACTCCAGAGCTGGGACTGTGGAACGGTGTGGGTGCTGTGGTCTGCTCCATTGTAGGCTCGTCCCTGGGTGGGGCCCTGCTGGCCAGGCACAGGTGagccctccccagcctgccccaCCCACCTGCTCCCACGTGACCTGCACCACACTCCCTGacccaccccatctccccacctcagGCAACCACTGCCCCTGCTGAGGTCAGTGCTTCGGTTCCGTCTTGGGGGTCTGGCCTGCCAGACCACCCTGCTCTTCCACCTGGACACCCCGGGCGTCAGGCTGGGCCCCAGCACAGTCTTGAAAGGTGAGGGGCTGGCCACGGGAGGGGGGGAGTCCAGTGTCCTGGGCCCCGCTGATCTCGGCCCTCCCAGGGGCGGCCTTGCTGAGCCTGTGTCTGCAGCACTTCCTGGGGGGCCTGGTTACAACCACCACGTTCACCCTGATGATGCACTGTAGCCAGCTGGCGCCCAGTGCCTTGCAGGTGAGAGGGTGTGGCTGGGATGTCCAgggggggctgcagggctgggACCCAAGCAAGCCCTCACCTGACCTCACCCCTCGTCCCACCTCACCCTTGCAGGCCACACACTACAGCCTCCTGGCCACTCTGGAGCTGCTGGGGAAGCTGTTCCTGGGCACGCTGGCTGGAGCCCTGGCTGACAGCCTGGGGCTgcatctctgcttctccctcttccttgctCTCTCAGGCATGCCCGTTCTATATCTGAGCCTGGCACCCAGCACCCTGGCCTGAGCTGGGTGGCCAGCCTGCCTAATAAAGCTGAGCTTGCCCATGGCCTGGCTGTCTGGGGTGTGTGATGGGCAAGGCTGTCCTCAGACTGTAGGGTCTGCCCAGTCAGAAAAGAGGGTTCCTAAGAGTGACTTGAGCATTTTTTATTCTGCATTTTGGGCCTCCTTGCCCCCAAACTTCTGGTGGTGGGCTTTGCCCAGGGTAGTCAGTCATTGTTGTGGCCACCAATGTCCCTTTTCCCTGCCACACCTGCCGCCCTCCACACTGTGGCCACACAGTCCTCGCCCATGGCAGGTGGTCAGTGGCCCCACTGCAAGATCTCCTCTGTGGCTAAGCGCATCAGGCCGGGGAAGCTCAGATGCAGGTATCTTCTCCAGAAGCGTCGGTCCCGCCCATACACCTGTGCTGGGTAGCGGGGGCTTCCTGTGGTGGGATAGCACACATGGCCCTGAGGACTCTGGGCCAGGCCGGCACCTGGCCCCTGCCCGTGTCAGAGCCCAGCCTCCCAAGCCCTCACCGATGCCGTGGAAAATACGTGCCACAGCCCTGCCTGAGAACTGCTGGTCTGGCCACGAGGACAGAAGGTGACGGACGTCCTGGCGAACCTGGTCCTCCCAGTCCTGGATCTGTGGGTGGCGGGCATGTAAGGCCAGCCCATGCTTCCGTGGCGCCAAGCTCCACATAGCCCTCCGTGGTGCAGGGCGGCGAGCATGTGTACAAGTGCGCCCTGCTACACGGCCTCACCGCAGGCCAGGAGGGCCCAGCACTCACCCCGGTCTGTCCCGGCTCTGGGTCCTGCTCATCTTCCACGCACCCTGGACCCTCTTCCTCGAAGTAGCAGCTGAGCAAAGCCTTGAGCATGGCGCTGCGCTCCTCATCAGGCTGCTCCAAGCAGGGCCCGCAGCTGGGGAAGGCGACGCTGCGGTGACAGCAATCTGTCAGAGCCgccctgcgggggggggggggggggtgcgcgtGGGGGGGCAGGCCCCGCCCACCGTTCCTGCACCTGTGAAAGGCCTGGAACGTGCGGCGCAAGCGGGCCAGAGCCTCCTGCTCTCGGGCTCGTATGTGGCTGTACAGGAAGTCACAGATCTGGTCCCTCTCAGGGGCTGTCAGGTCTCCAGGACTGTGCAGACAGAAGGCAAGCTCCCGGAACTCCACCAGCACTCCTGTCCCCCGAGGTGCACCTGCCAGAGAGTTCGTCACATACCCGCCAGTGGGCGGCAAGCAGGGCTGAGGCCaagcgggtgggggtggggggcagggagggcgcaCCTGTCCCGGGCTCTGGCTCCCACTGCAGCTGACGGAGAGCCTGCCGTACGGAGGCCAGCTTCCAGCCCACTGAGTCGGCCAGCTTAGGCATATCGAGCTCTACAGAATAactccccccacctgtgctctccaCTGGCTGCTGGGCCAGACACAGAGCCAGGAGGGGACTCCTGCACCAGGGCAAGGGACACGTGATCAGTCCTGGTTCCGTGTCCCCGGCCCCAGGCTACACCAGGACGCATGCTCACCTGTGGGCCagggcctggagctgggggtggccCCCAGGGCAGCGCAGGCGGCAGTGGGCGTAGGTGGGTGCCAGCAGCTCCAGCCAACGCTGTGGATGCAGCTCCAGATAGCACAGCAAGGTCTCAATGGCtggggggcagagcagggcttAGGGGACGTGGGACACGGGCACGTGGGGACCTGCCCACCACCGCCCCCAGGTCCTCACCTTCCTCAGGCATGTCCAGGGCCTGCACCAGCGGCTGCACTGGGAGTGCCCGCTCATGGCCCGGACACCGGGCTGTACACTTGCTGTTGGGTTGCTTGGCCTCTCTTGGGGACACGGCCACAGGCCTCTCCTGGCTCTTGACTCCGTCCTGCTCCAGGGGCCGTTGGGCTTGGGTGCAAGTGCAGGGTGGGAAGGAACACTGGACCAGCTTCTTCACGGCGAGAAAGTCGGTGGCATCAGCGTGCACGTGTCTCCGCAGCTCCTGCAGGTCCTGGCCCTGTGGCATGGCGGCTGTGAACGTGTGGctggggggtgtggtgggggggtgTGGTGCAGGGTAGGGGGCTCGAGCGGGGCAGGGAAGAACCTGGGGTTGTAGGAAGAGGTGGCAATGCGCTGGCTGACCGTCACGCCCGGCCCGGCCCACAGCCTGCACGTAGCTCTCGAAGCTTGCAGGCAGCCCCAGGTGCAGCACGGCCCGCACATCTGGCCGGTCCAGCCCCATCCCAAAGGCCACTGTGGCCACCACCACCCGCAGCCGGCCGTCCATGAAGGCTTGCTGCACCCGCCGCCGCTCCCGGCTACACATGCCGGCGTGGTAGGCTTCAGCTACAGCCTTGGGGGCCTGTCCTGCAAGGAAGACACGGACAGTTGGGTGGACTGTGTTCCTGGGGCAGGTCTATGGAGCACGACCCTGCTGACCTCACCTCTAGGCCCCAGGTCCCGGGCCTCACGCAGGCAGGTGCGGAGCAGCGCGGCGATGCGCTCTGTGTCCTCACGTCTGTTGCAGTAGACGATGACAGAGCTCAGAGCACGGAAACGATCACTCTGCAGCAGTGTCACCAGAGCCTGGTGGGTGACAGCAGTCAATAGGGGCTGTCAGAGGCCATGCTCTGCCTGCCCCAGACGTGAACACCCACCTGGTCTGGGTCCCTGTCCATGGACACAGAGAGGTACAGGTTGGCGGGGATGGTGACTGGCCCTCTGAGGACAAGCTCCTCGGCCACGCCTAGGTGCTGGGCCACATCTCTCGCGGTGCTGCGTGTGGCCGTGGCTGTGAGACCCAGGAAGCAGCGCACGCCCATGTGCTCCCGCAGCACCTGTGTGGGAGCAGAGCTGGTCAAGATGCCcagcccatcctccctgggctgctcaCTTGTACCCGGAATAAGGCTCACCTTGCAGACACGCAGATAGCAGGGTCGGAAGTTGTGGGACCACTGGGAAAGGCAGTGGGCCTCATCGACACAGGCAAAGGCAACTGGAGGCAGCTGAGGGAGGCGGCCAGGGGTCCCTGCCCCAACCAGCGCCTCGGGGGACAGCATCAGCACGTGCACCTGGGCCGCCTGAACCTGAGGGCGCAAGGTCAGGAGCGTCTTTCAAGGGCCTGTCTGCTCCCCTGCCTGTCTTGCCATGTATAGCCCCTCACCTTCTTCAAGGCAGACTCCCGCTGCTTCCTGGTCATGCCTGAGTGGATGCAGGCCGCCTTCAGGCACGGAGGCAGGCCAGACACCTGCAGGCACAGGAGGAAACCAGTTACAAGCCTTGCTTCTTTGGCCCTCCCTCCAATGGCTCTCAGAGCTGCTTAACCTGGCAGCGACTGCCATCTCTGCCTCGGGCTCTCTGGGGAGAAAAAGGCCAGACTGTGGAGTCTAGGACTAAAGACGCACAGCCACCCATGAGCCTTGGCTCAGAAGCGCCAGGAGCAGACAGGCCCTCCTGGGGATGTCCCCCCTCTCCAGCACTGCTCCTCCTAGGGACTGACCCATGTCTGGCCAGCGGCCATACTCCTGCTGCCCTTGGGCCACTACCAGGCCTGGGGCTGTggacacagctggcagattgagaACAGCTGAGCTCTTTACAGCTCTCATTAGGTTAACACACAGCCGCCCAAAAGGGTCAGAGGACCCGTGGGCACTGGTTCCTGCCTTCTGTGTAGGCCCAAGGTTCCTATCAGTGCACCTGGTCGTCCATGAGAGACAGCAGGGGTGAGATAACCAGTGTGAGGCACGGGCTCCGCCGGGCGTAAAGCAGCGCAGGGAGCTGGTAGCACAGGGACTTGCCAGCACCAGTGGGCAGCACCAGCAGCGTGGACATGCCTGGTGGGACCAAGGGTCAGTAGTGCCACTCTGTGGCCAGGCCTTGGCCCTGCCTTATCCCCCTGGCAGCCAAGCT
This genomic window from Ursus arctos isolate Adak ecotype North America unplaced genomic scaffold, UrsArc2.0 scaffold_6, whole genome shotgun sequence contains:
- the RECQL4 gene encoding ATP-dependent DNA helicase Q4 isoform X2; the protein is MERLRDVRERLQDWERAFRRRSGRRPGQEDVEAAPEETRALYREYSALKGALGRAGGIGPRSPKRSLLATPEEMPEPSCWGPHLNRAATQSPHPTVSGPSPVGSVPDYGKRLKANLKATLQGGPALGRIPRTPRRPSSKTPSPGPPGGGAVHISPEVVSEVLLQPHGPQLRPGRLQQLQASLSLRLSSLDPDWLQRCHNGAPDFLGASKACQPNLGVEESQPLTSGVPSVLGPSTGPETPALQIAGVSAGSPQPGNSQDKKWRWSREPEGSPAQAQQDSGQAGPLPEEAGAAEHAGDCPGEPLWVQPPSAPRASRSALRSGGNYVRLNMKQKRYVRGPALRGRLLRKQMWKQKWQKKGECFGGGQPRATVENSCFQCGQLGHWSSQCPQSEPTLGPQKSSKNEEDVQTQLTLEEVVRRTGTASCQLAAVSEKDTEPAGPEPLVTVERPVPQAHCPSPIVPPLYPPGPSGQVAETPAEVFQALEELGHQAFRPGQERVVMRILSGMSTLLVLPTGAGKSLCYQLPALLYARRSPCLTLVISPLLSLMDDQVSGLPPCLKAACIHSGMTRKQRESALKKVQAAQVHVLMLSPEALVGAGTPGRLPQLPPVAFACVDEAHCLSQWSHNFRPCYLRVCKVLREHMGVRCFLGLTATATRSTARDVAQHLGVAEELVLRGPVTIPANLYLSVSMDRDPDQALVTLLQSDRFRALSSVIVYCNRREDTERIAALLRTCLREARDLGPRGQAPKAVAEAYHAGMCSRERRRVQQAFMDGRLRVVVATVAFGMGLDRPDVRAVLHLGLPASFESYVQAVGRAGRDGQPAHCHLFLQPQGQDLQELRRHVHADATDFLAVKKLVQCSFPPCTCTQAQRPLEQDGVKSQERPVAVSPREAKQPNSKCTARCPGHERALPVQPLVQALDMPEEAIETLLCYLELHPQRWLELLAPTYAHCRLRCPGGHPQLQALAHRSPLLALCLAQQPVESTGGGSYSVELDMPKLADSVGWKLASVRQALRQLQWEPEPGTGAPRGTGVLVEFRELAFCLHSPGDLTAPERDQICDFLYSHIRAREQEALARLRRTFQAFHSVAFPSCGPCLEQPDEERSAMLKALLSCYFEEEGPGCVEDEQDPEPGQTGIQDWEDQVRQDVRHLLSSWPDQQFSGRAVARIFHGIGSPRYPAQVYGRDRRFWRRYLHLSFPGLMRLATEEILQWGH
- the RECQL4 gene encoding ATP-dependent DNA helicase Q4 isoform X1 — protein: MPEPSCWGPHLNRAATQSPHPTVSGPSPVGSVPDYGKRLKANLKATLQGGPALGRIPRTPRRPSSKTPSPGPPGGGAVHISPEVVSEVLLQPHGPQLRPGRLQQLQASLSLRLSSLDPDWLQRCHNGAPDFLGASKACQPNLGVEESQPLTSGVPSVLGPSTGPETPALQIAGVSAGSPQPGNSQDKKWRWSREPEGSPAQAQQDSGQAGPLPEEAGAAEHAGDCPGEPLWVQPPSAPRASRSALRSGGNYVRLNMKQKRYVRGPALRGRLLRKQMWKQKWQKKGECFGGGQPRATVENSCFQCGQLGHWSSQCPQSEPTLGPQKSSKNEEDVQTQLTLEEVVRRTGTASCQLAAVSEKDTEPAGPEPLVTVERPVPQAHCPSPIVPPLYPPGPSGQVAETPAEVFQALEELGHQAFRPGQERVVMRILSGMSTLLVLPTGAGKSLCYQLPALLYARRSPCLTLVISPLLSLMDDQVSGLPPCLKAACIHSGMTRKQRESALKKVQAAQVHVLMLSPEALVGAGTPGRLPQLPPVAFACVDEAHCLSQWSHNFRPCYLRVCKVLREHMGVRCFLGLTATATRSTARDVAQHLGVAEELVLRGPVTIPANLYLSVSMDRDPDQALVTLLQSDRFRALSSVIVYCNRREDTERIAALLRTCLREARDLGPRGQAPKAVAEAYHAGMCSRERRRVQQAFMDGRLRVVVATVAFGMGLDRPDVRAVLHLGLPASFESYVQAVGRAGRDGQPAHCHLFLQPQGQDLQELRRHVHADATDFLAVKKLVQCSFPPCTCTQAQRPLEQDGVKSQERPVAVSPREAKQPNSKCTARCPGHERALPVQPLVQALDMPEEAIETLLCYLELHPQRWLELLAPTYAHCRLRCPGGHPQLQALAHRSPLLALCLAQQPVESTGGGSYSVELDMPKLADSVGWKLASVRQALRQLQWEPEPGTGAPRGTGVLVEFRELAFCLHSPGDLTAPERDQICDFLYSHIRAREQEALARLRRTFQAFHSVAFPSCGPCLEQPDEERSAMLKALLSCYFEEEGPGCVEDEQDPEPGQTGIQDWEDQVRQDVRHLLSSWPDQQFSGRAVARIFHGIGSPRYPAQVYGRDRRFWRRYLHLSFPGLMRLATEEILQWGH